AACAGATTTTTACAGACAAGCAgagttgttggttttgttttttcccttcagaatgCTCTCCTAGTTATCACAATATATCAAAATTTTCAATTAGTAACACTTATGTGATATCAGTGGCATGTCATCATCAAGATTTATTTCACTTCACCTGATACCACTCTTGACTAAAGCATCAAGAAAGAGATGCTGCTGGCGGTAGAATAATAGGCTTGATGAACCAATACCTCAATCAAGTCTGCCAAATACAATCTTGTTATGAATAACTTGTTCGAGAGTTCACAATACTTTGGTACTCTATACTGCAAAACATAATTTCTGCCCAATAAAGAAACTTCCACATGAGTTACAACATTCAAGCAGCTGATGTAATGAGAGAAATTAACATTCACAATATCTTTTACAGAACAACACTTTTCTCTTAAACTATTCCCTAATCCTTCTAGAAGAAAGCAGTTAAGTCCTTATTACTAACCCAAATACTCACACTTTTGATTATTTACATTGTTACTCAAAGCACATGTATACTTTGCTTGATCTTCCATTCTAAGACTAGATCAATGCCTTTCTAAAACCGGACAGTATGCACATTTGTTAATTTCTGTTCTCCTTGCATATTCCTCATAGAATTTCAGGCACCCTCTACAGCCACACACACAGCTTATCATACAGTCCTCTCAGAATGCTGATGTATTGCAACAATCCATTTTACACCGCGAATGGAGCAAAAttatggatttaaaaaaaaaaaaaaaaaggcactgatGGTTGCTCTATGCgcgtgggggaaaaaaaataacaaaaggtGCTCTTATCACTTGActctcagcagctgccagcacgCAGGGACACATCGCAGGGACACGTTCCGCCACATGTAAGACAGAAGCCGTCGTATTTATTCATTCCCGACGCGGTACCGGCACGCGGAGTTGGCTCTTCCACCGCTGCCGGCGCCCgaggcgggggccgggccgccCGCGCCCTCCCCGCACACACCAGCGCTGGGCGGCGCTCGGGGCCGCCGGGCGAGGCCGGCGCTGCCCTCGCAGGCCCGGCTCGCTGTCACGGCGGCGGGGCCCCCTCCGCGCTGCCCGGGTGCAGCGGCCCGGGGCGCCCCTCCGCGCGGGCGGGCGctgcgcggcggcggccgccgctgGTTGGGTGCTGGGCGCCTGTCGCTGGGCGGTGTGAGAGCGGGCTGGCCCCGCCTCGGTCCGCGCCTCCGCCCGCCCAGGCACAGACatgacacagacacacaggcgCTGCGGCCGCCGCTGAGCCAGCCCGGGGCAGCGCGGCGGTGGGCGCACGGCTCCCGGCACCCACCGAGCGGCAGCGGCAGCCGTTCCCGGCTCCGCCTTGgcccgcggggcgggcggccgcggccccgaCACCCGCAGGGGGCAGCCTGGCACCGGGCGCCGGAGGGAGCCGGCGGGGGAAGGCTGACAGCGGGGAAGGGGCGGGAGgcgaggaaggaaggaaggggaagggggcaGCCTGGCACTCAGAGTCGGAGGCGGTCTCCAAGCACGGGCACGGAGCGAACCCGGTCGGAGCGCGGCACCCAGCGGTCGCTGACGCCGGGCCGGCAGCAATAGCAGCGACCGCGGCGGTGCCGGAGGGAGCCTCTCTGCGCTCGGCTCCGCGGCGGCCGTGACCTTCGCGGAGCTGATCGCCAGGCCGGGGCAGAGCCTCTTCTCCCCGCGGAGAGTGTGCGCCAGGCCCcggggagagggcaggaggcTGGGCCGGAGTCCCCCGTCGCCCCCGGGTCCTCCTGGCCGCTGGCGGGGCCTGTGCGCCGCGCGGTTCGCCGCCCGGGAGAGGGGCGGGGGAAGGCGAGCGGGACGGACGGACGCGGCCGGGCTGCACCTCGGGACAGCGCGGGGCGGACAGGCCCCGatgagagctgagctgggcGGCGGAGGAGGCGGCCACCTCGGCAGCTCATCCCGGGAAGAGTCAGGACCTCCCCAccgccctcctcctcccaccgTTAGTGGCTCCTCGTCGCTGCGAGAGTAGAGCTGTCGCTGCCGCCCCGGCCGGGACCCGCTGGCTGACACCTCCGGAACGCCGGGCTGCGGGGACGGAGCTGGACCTGTCCGCCTGgagcgggggagggggaaggaccGCTTGCCTGCGGGGAGCGGCGGGTGCTGAGCGCCCGTCCCGGTGGCCCGGGAGCCACCCGGGGAAGGTAAGTGCCTTCTCGTCGAGTATGCTGCTTTTGGAGGCGAGGGGCGggggagggaaagaaacaatCGGTGAGTGTCTCCCTTCCAGCAGCCCGGGGAGGGGGTACCCGAGTCCAGGGGGCCGGGCTGGCAGCTTTATCTGCTGGATTTTAATCCCCATCAGATCCGGAATCGAAGGGATGCTCAGGCGGAGGCGCGCGTGTCGCTTCCCGGCACAAAAGGGCACACGTCCCCCCGGCGGAGGGAGGTTGCTCCGCTCCTCTCGGCTCCTCTCCGCTCGCTGGCTCGGTGCCGCACGCCCTCTGCTCCGGCCGGGCTGCGCTCCCGCTGCGCGCCGGCTCCAGCCCGGCTTCGGCGGGGTCCCGCCGAGTGCCGCTGCCCCGCGGCCGGGagagccggggccggcggccgcGGGTGGGACGGAGGGAGTTGAGCCGCGGGGCGTGAACGGGACCCGGCAGCAGAGCCGGAGTTCGGCTGGGACGCTAAGCTGAGCAGGGTGACTTTGTCATCACCTGCAAGCCTCCAACCCGGGAAGCGCTCCTTTGGGAAGGGTTCTGCTATTACGGGTACCTCTCGTATCCGAGGACTGTGGCATTTAGATCATTAATCCCTGCGCACCGGGGGATGGGGGGGAAAATAGCAACTTGCGGCCCTGTGGAGGTGACGTGAAGTTTGACAATGCTTTATGTAACGCTTTCTGGAGAGATTCCgagtttttctgctgtgaccAGTTTTAGTAAGCAAGTGGTTTTTCTTTGTAGAGCATCAGACAAgggatttttatgttttcaccTGAGTACAGTGTCTTCTGCTTTGTTCAACTTAGAACAGGGGTACTGATACGCAGCATATAAAGTCTACTTTTTCCCTACATGggttttaaaatgagatttacCCAGAGGAGGCATTTGAACAGTTGTTAGTAGGTCTTACCTTTTTCTGTATGTATTTCACATagcacttttaaaattactacaGGAAGCGTTTTCACAGCGCTGATTGTCATGCATGTACTCTGGAAGGTATGGGTGCCAggttggaaataaaaataaatgtcttttaagCGTTGTTAGCTTCTTTTTAGGTAATATCActgctggaaatgctggaaagagcagaaagcaccAGGCTAAACGAAGTGCTGTGTTAAAATCAGACCTGGCAATTGCCAACAGGtcagcatattttatttattgatttctgTTGGatacagatttaattttctgtggacaaaatattttttaaacttgttcATAAATAGAAGCAGTGGGAAATTTGATAAATGGGTTGAAAGGTTGCCTAGTTTTTATAAGGGATTATGTCttctactgggaaaaaaatcccaaaacaaaaataaaaagctgacCTCACACACAAGAAGACGGAATAGTGATCTGCTATATCTCTTCAGACTCCCACTGCATAGGGACGCTGAGGGGACTGGTTTGGGGGGGCTTCTTCCCCTCATTCAGTGGTGAAAATGCACAGACTATTATGATAATACCTATgaaatgggttttttcctagCCTTGTGGAGCTCCATCATTATACTGTAAGCTTAGAGGAGAAACCAAATGTAGAAACTTGGGTGATGAGTTAAAGGCAGGGAGTCCTCTAACAAAGTCGTTTTGTTCCCTGCTGCAAAGGAGATAGATTATCAGATATTAGTTTACTTACAGGAGTAGAACAAgctaacaaaaaaaccttacCTTGAATGTCTTCCTtgtgtatcttttttttttttttttttttaaatggagaaatGTGAAACAGGTATCCCTATACTTCTTGAAAACTGGCAATTGCTGGTTGGTATTCCAAGTTTGAAATGTGAAATTCTTACCACTTAGGTGTCCTGTGACGGCCCTTGATCAGAAAGGCTGCAAGTCATGTTAGAGCCGTGGTGACTGCAGTCTCTGATGGATAACTGGATTGGTAggttggttttgatttttttttccctttaattatttttttttttgtcttttaattgcCTGCAGTAGTAGCTGGTGCCTTTTCTCCATCCTGTTGATGTTTAATTCTCATGACTTTTGGGTTATGTTGTGTGTGGCATCTTTTGTGTTCAAAGTATATGCCCTCTTCTCAGTTGCTGGTAGGGACAGCCTAGTTTGGAAGTATTTGAATGGCAGTATGGAGcaagatacttttttttttttaatatctgaaatATACATGAcaacttcttttctttgttgtttagATGAGGTGAGAAGATTGTGAGTTTTCTCAGGTCTGGAGAAATAAtgcactgggttttttttttgtttttttttttttttgttttttttttttttttttttttttttttttttttttttttaaggagcaCTGAAAATAGTATTACTTAAATATTGAATCCTGTGTGCCAGCTATTCAATCTACAGAAAATCCAGAGTACAGTCCTCAGTAAGCCAAAGTGCAGAGCAGTGATGAATAACTGCATGCCTGTTGGAAACAGGAAGATCTGTCAGAGGCTTGATCTGAAATTTCAGTGCGCAGGACTTTAATATTAGGAAAACTAGTATTCcttctgaattaattattttggaaaactgTAAAATTAGGCATTTCCCAAGTATACTTAACTCACTGAACTGAAGTATTCTTAAAAACAATGATTTTGGACTCGGGAGACTACTTTCTGCTCAAATgtgtggcttttatttttacctgGGATAAACAATTAGTTGTTAATAGATCCTTACTGGAATACTCTCCTCTTCTATCCTTtgtctgattatttttattttttttatgaggCCTTATAAGAGCaatcttaaaaaacaaacacagacacaaaaccaacaaaaaccaaggTTTTTATCTGATGTTTCTAAAGGCTAATTGATAAAATTCATATAATCTGACTACAGAGTCTTTGCACTGTATGCTAAACTCTCTCTACATGCAAATTCCTTTTGCTGTGGATGGGAGTGTTTGTCTAGATCCAgaacagcaatttattttttttttttaaatgtgtgtttattcttttttcctgtcttgtaTGAAAGCCTATGTTAATGAGCTCTTGTCAGCTTTGAAGACCTTTCATCATctgtatataaataaattaacaaaatgtCTGTTTTAAGGATATGAGATTTCTGGTGTACCTTATTTTCCTGTATGATGTCTGTGCTGATAACATTAAGATTTTTGTGAGAAGAGTACTTTATGGCCAGTGCAA
This sequence is a window from Hirundo rustica isolate bHirRus1 chromosome 4, bHirRus1.pri.v3, whole genome shotgun sequence. Protein-coding genes within it:
- the LOC120752092 gene encoding basic proline-rich protein-like gives rise to the protein MTISAVKTLPVVILKVLCEIHTEKAAYSTRRHLPSPGGSRATGTGAQHPPLPAGKRSFPLPRSRRTGPAPSPQPGVPEVSASGSRPGRQRQLYSRSDEEPLTVGGGGRWGGPDSSRDELPRWPPPPPPSSALIGACPPRAVPRCSPAASVRPARLPPPLSRAANRAAHRPRQRPGGPGGDGGLRPSLLPSPRGLAHTLRGEKRLCPGLAISSAKVTAAAEPSAERLPPAPPRSLLLLPARRQRPLGAALRPGSLRARAWRPPPTLSARLPPSPSFLPRLPPLPRCQPSPAGSLRRPVPGCPLRVSGPRPPAPRAKAEPGTAAAAARWVPGAVRPPPRCPGLAQRRPQRLCVCVMSVPGRAEARTEAGPARSHTAQRQAPSTQPAAAAAAQRPPARRGAPGRCTRAARRGPRRRDSEPGLRGQRRPRPAAPSAAQRWCVRGGRGRPGPRLGRRQRWKSQLRVPVPRRE